Below is a window of Nocardia asteroides DNA.
CTGCGCCGACAACGCCCTCACCTTCGCGGCGGGCACCGTGCTCGGGGCGGGCATCCTCACCACGGACGTGACCGTCAAATACCTGCGCGCCGCTCGCGACGGCAGACTCCGCACCAGCGCGGTCGTCGATCACCACGACCGGGGCCAGGCCACGTGCAGTGCCCGCATCGAGGCGGTCGGCGCCGACGGAACGGTGACCGTGTGCGCGCTGGCCTACGGCGCAGCCCGGGTGACCGAAGCGAAGCGGCCCGCGTGAGACGCCGCTATCGTTCGTGCTCGCGTTCCGGTCCGTAGAGCTCGAGGTGCCACAGCTTGGCGATCACCCGCTCGATGCCCTGGGTGAGCTGGCGCCGGTAGGTCGAAAACGGCAGTCCGAGAAGCGCGGCGGCCCGTTCCTGCGTCGGTGCCGGACGCAGGAAGGTGCGGTCCAGGACGCGGTAGAGCTTCTCGCCGCGGGCGTCCTCGCGCACCGATTCGACCGTCGCGACGAGCAGCTCACCGAGCGTCGCGCCGGTCGCTGATCCGGACCGGCCGCGTACGACTTTCGACCGCAACAGCGGATTCCGGTCGAGACCGCCGCCGCGCCCCAGTCCGCGCAGTCCCGACCGGACCGCGTCGGCGAACTCGGGCTGGGACAGCACCAGCTCGGGGGTGGGCGCTTCGGGTCGCGTCGTCACCGCGCCGACGACCCGATCACTGGTCAGCTCCAGCCATTCCGGGACGCCGACCCGCCGCCAGTCGTGCGCGTACACCGCGTAGCGGCGCCCGCCCACCACGAAGTCGGCATCGCTCGCACGATGGAAATCGATGTGGTTCAGAAAGGGCTCCCACGCCTCGGCGTCCTCGAACGCGCCGATGAAATCCCAAGTCAGGCCCGGCTGGGACAGCCAGAAATGGGTCGAGCAGGCCGTGACCACATTGATGGTCGGGGAGGGGCCCTGGTTGTGCTCCGCATCGACGAGGAAGCGGCCCGCGTACACCGGCTCGCCGGGACGGGGCCGGCCGTATCGGGCGGCGTAGTCCCACATGGCGCGGGTGCCCGGATCGGCCGACAGGTCGGCCTCGGTCGCGTCGTGCAGCGCCAGCCGGCCGAAGTACCCGATCGGGGTGCCGCCCGAGCCCACGATCACCACGAACTGTTCGGGCTGTCGCGTCAGCCAGAAGTCCACCAGCTCGGCCTGTTCCGGACCCTGATGCCGTGTGGTCATCGCCAGGATGGACTCGCGATGCACCGGCCGGTACCGGTCGGGGAAGGCCCGGCCGTAACTCGACCAGTCCCAGTACGCCGAGATGGCCGGGTTGTGGCGGTGCAGGAAGACCAGGTCGGCGACCGACCGACGGCCGTGCGCCGCCGTGACGTCGAGGACCTCGAGCAGGTGTGCGCGCACCCGGCGGTGCACCGCGAGGTAGGACTCGGGGTCGCGCCAGCGCAGGTCGGCGTCCAGGACGTCACGGGCGATCTCGTGGGGCGCGAGTCCCGATGGGCCGGGTTCGATGATCGCGAGCCCGCGCAGCCAGGCGAAGACATCGCCGCAGTCCGGTTCGTCCAGCGCCGCTCGCAGCAGGGCTTCGGTGGTGAACCGGACATGCGCGCACACCTCCAGCGCGGCCCGGTGACGCTTGCTCGGCACCGAATCGAGGAAGCGGGCCAGCAGCGCGCGCACCGCGTCGGGGGTGTCGACCAAGCTGGTCGGCAATGCACCGTCGGTCTGAGCCAGCACATCGGCCAGCAGGGCCAGGGCCAGCGGATGACCATGGGTGAGCGCGAGCATGCGGTCGTGGTGCGCCACGGGCACTTCGGCGATCCGGAGGTAGGTCCGGACATCGTCGGGGGCGAGATTGCGCAGGGAGACCACGCGTAGCAGATCCCGCCAGCCGGGGTCGTCGGACCAGCGGCGCGCGGGCGGCTGACGCGAAGCGATCACCACCAGAACGTTCGTGGTCAACCCCGGCAGGAAGGTCTGGCACAGCCAATCCTCCAGCGGCGCAAGGTGTTCGAAGGTGTCGACGAGGAGCACCGATCGCGGCTGCGCGGACGGCGGCTCCGTGACGGCCCCCGCGAAAGCCTCGGGCGATGGCTCGATCGCCCGCCCGTCCACCCGGACGGTGCTCGCGCCGGCGCCCGCGGCCACCTCGGCGAGTTCGGTGAGCAGCGTGGTCTTGCCGACGCCGCCGGGCCCGTAGAGGTACAGCACCGCGAACGGAAGTTCCGTCGCCGCGAGCGCCGACCGGAACAACTCGACTTCGGCGGTGCGCCCTACGAACCGCCGTCGTCGCGCCGAACGGAGCCGCGCGGCCACGGTGGTCGTCGGGTCGGTCATCGCGTGTGGTCCATCAGGCACCGATCCCCGGTGCTCGGCGCATGCCGATCATCACCCGCGCGATAGTAGTCGGCGTCAGCAGCCGCCCCGGGTGATCGAGCAACGCCGACACCCGCAGGAACCGCGCCGCCACGATCGGATCGTGCCTGCCGACTTCGAGCAATCGGCGGACATAGCCGTTGACCAGCCGGATCCGGGCCGTCCGCCGCCCCGGCACCAGCGGCTGGGTCAGATCAGCACCCACGGCCAGCTCCCACGCGACACCCACCGGAACCGCGGCGGAACGGAAGAAGCGGCGCTCCAGGTCGTCGCCTGCGGTGCGCAGACACTCGCGCAGCGCCACGGCCTGCAACGCGGCGATCGACATGCCCTGCGCGTAGATGGGGTTGAAACCACACATCGCGTCGCCCAGCGCGATCAGCCCACGGGGGAAGCGGTCGGCCAGGTCGTAGCGTCGCCGTCGATTGGCGTCGTACCGGTAGGTCACCACCGTCGACTGCGGCTCCGCGCGGCGCAGCGCGTCGAGCACATGGGGCGGCGCGAACGGTGCGACGAAGTCGACCAGGTCGTCGAAAGTCGTGCCGGGGTGATGATCGCGGTAGCCGGTGGCGGTGAACAGCCAGCTGTCGTCCTCGGTGGCGAACAACGCCATCCCGATCGGCCGGTCCGGGGCAGGCCCGATCAACACCAGGTTCTCCGGTTCCGTGCCGGGCGCCAAGCGCAGCGACAGGCTCGAATAGCCGATATGGACCGACACCGTCTCCTCGGGCGGTGTTTTGTAGCCGAGTTCGGTCAGCCAGGCCGGTGTGCGGGTGCCGCGGCCCATCGCGTCCACGACGAGGTCGGCCGTGAGCGCTTCCGCCGCGCTGCCGAGCGTGCGCGCGATGATCCGGACACCGGTGACCCGATCTTCGGCCTCCGCCGGAATCAGGCCCACGGCATCGCGGCCGTCCGCGAAGTGCACCGAGGGCAGCGCCCGGACCCGTTCGCGCACTCGCGCTTCCAATCGCAGCCTGGTCGGCAGATACGTCGTCACCTGCGGCTGCACGGCAGCCGAGAGACGGTTGCCCGCGACGGAGAAGTAGAACCCGGTGTAGTCGTCGATGGCCTTGGCCCCCGCGCCGACCAGTTCGTCGAGCAGACCGGGGAACAAGCTCTCCAACGCCTCGGAACCGCTGGGCAGCAGCGCGTGCACATGCTTGCCCTGCGGCACCCCGCGCCGCGGACTGTGACCGTCGTCGAGCCGATCCCGCTCCACCACCGTCACCCGGTCATACGAATCCGACAGAACCCTGGCGGCGAGCAGCCCCGCCATACTCGCGCCCAGCACCACGGCGTGCTCACCTCGGCGAACCATCACGAACCTCCTGTGATCTCGATGATGGTGTGAGGTTCGGGCAGATGATTGCTCGGTCACCAGACCGTTTCGCTGCTCATTCGGACCGGGCAGTGCCCGATTCCGCGGCAGCGCGCGAGTCCCTGGGGTAGCCGACTACGCGTGCCCACCCAGTGCGTCGACAACGGCCGCGTCGCCATCGACGGCCTGCCCGGTCCGAAGATCGGCGGCGACGTCACCGCCGAGGGCGGTACCGATCTCACCGTCTTCGAGAACGGCGATGTCCGCTGGGCCCTCAGTCCAGGACTTCGTTCAGTTTCCCGGTCGCGACGTCGAAGACGAATCCGCGCAGGGAGGTGGTGCGGGTGATGAACGGGCTGCGCTCGATGCGGCGCAGCGAGTTGCGGACGTCCTCGTCGAGATCGCCGAACGCTTCGGCGGACCAGGTCGGCTTGATGCCGATCTCGTCCTGGATGCCGCGTTTGAAGTCGTCGTCGGTGAAGGTGAGCATGCCGCAGTCGGTGTGGTGGATCAGGATGATCTCGGTGGTGCCGAGCAGCCGCTGACTGATGGCCAGCGAGCGGATCTCGTCGTCGGTGACCACGCCACCCGCGTTCCGGATGACGTGCGCTTCACCGTCCTGCAAGCCCAGGATGCGGTAGACGTCGAGACGGGCGTCCATGCACGCCACCACGGCGACGTGCTTGCTGGGCGGCAGCGGCAGCGGGCCGCTGAACTGCGCGGCGTACGCGGCGTTGTTGCCGAGATATTCGTCGGTGACGGTCATGGCGGCGTCCTCGGGTCGATGGGTGGCGACATACGAATCTCCGCATCCATGGTCGACGCACTGCTTGCGGGCGGCCAGAGATCCGCGCACGGCGAGGCGAAGGGTCGTTCGCGGCGGTGCGAAGGAGTAGAAACGGCGCGCTACCGCTGCTCGGCGAGCGCCCGGCGCGATTCCTCGTGCAGGACCGTGAGGAGTTTCTCCTCCAGCGCGGCGAACTCGGGCGAGGTGATCATCGACAACCCGCGCGGTCGTGGCAGGTCGACGCGCAGTTCGTAGCGCACGGTGGCCGGGCGCGCCGACAGGACGATCACCCGGTCCGACAGGTACACCGCTTCCCGGACGTCGTGGGTGATCATCAGGACCATCCAGCGATACCGCTGCCACACCTCCTGCAGCCAGGACTGCATCTCGGTGCGGGTCAGCGAGTCGAGTGCGCCGAAGGGCTCGTCGAGGAGCAGCAGTTCGCGCTCCTGGACAACGGTCCGCAGCAGTGCCGCGCGCTGCCGCATGCCGCCCGACAGCTGGAACGGGCGGGCATCCTCGAAGCCGGACAGACCGAAGACGGGGAACAGGGCGCGGGCCCGGCGCCGGGCCTCCGCCTTCGCCACACCCTGGACCCGCAGGCCGA
It encodes the following:
- a CDS encoding PaaI family thioesterase, with the translated sequence MVKQVLAAQPFNDVVGARLVAFGAGEAVLELDIADRHRQQFGLVHGGVLAYCADNALTFAAGTVLGAGILTTDVTVKYLRAARDGRLRTSAVVDHHDRGQATCSARIEAVGADGTVTVCALAYGAARVTEAKRPA
- a CDS encoding ATP-binding protein, whose protein sequence is MTDPTTTVAARLRSARRRRFVGRTAEVELFRSALAATELPFAVLYLYGPGGVGKTTLLTELAEVAAGAGASTVRVDGRAIEPSPEAFAGAVTEPPSAQPRSVLLVDTFEHLAPLEDWLCQTFLPGLTTNVLVVIASRQPPARRWSDDPGWRDLLRVVSLRNLAPDDVRTYLRIAEVPVAHHDRMLALTHGHPLALALLADVLAQTDGALPTSLVDTPDAVRALLARFLDSVPSKRHRAALEVCAHVRFTTEALLRAALDEPDCGDVFAWLRGLAIIEPGPSGLAPHEIARDVLDADLRWRDPESYLAVHRRVRAHLLEVLDVTAAHGRRSVADLVFLHRHNPAISAYWDWSSYGRAFPDRYRPVHRESILAMTTRHQGPEQAELVDFWLTRQPEQFVVIVGSGGTPIGYFGRLALHDATEADLSADPGTRAMWDYAARYGRPRPGEPVYAGRFLVDAEHNQGPSPTINVVTACSTHFWLSQPGLTWDFIGAFEDAEAWEPFLNHIDFHRASDADFVVGGRRYAVYAHDWRRVGVPEWLELTSDRVVGAVTTRPEAPTPELVLSQPEFADAVRSGLRGLGRGGGLDRNPLLRSKVVRGRSGSATGATLGELLVATVESVREDARGEKLYRVLDRTFLRPAPTQERAAALLGLPFSTYRRQLTQGIERVIAKLWHLELYGPEREHER
- a CDS encoding FAD-dependent oxidoreductase, which produces MVRRGEHAVVLGASMAGLLAARVLSDSYDRVTVVERDRLDDGHSPRRGVPQGKHVHALLPSGSEALESLFPGLLDELVGAGAKAIDDYTGFYFSVAGNRLSAAVQPQVTTYLPTRLRLEARVRERVRALPSVHFADGRDAVGLIPAEAEDRVTGVRIIARTLGSAAEALTADLVVDAMGRGTRTPAWLTELGYKTPPEETVSVHIGYSSLSLRLAPGTEPENLVLIGPAPDRPIGMALFATEDDSWLFTATGYRDHHPGTTFDDLVDFVAPFAPPHVLDALRRAEPQSTVVTYRYDANRRRRYDLADRFPRGLIALGDAMCGFNPIYAQGMSIAALQAVALRECLRTAGDDLERRFFRSAAVPVGVAWELAVGADLTQPLVPGRRTARIRLVNGYVRRLLEVGRHDPIVAARFLRVSALLDHPGRLLTPTTIARVMIGMRRAPGIGA
- a CDS encoding beta-class carbonic anhydrase; its protein translation is MTVTDEYLGNNAAYAAQFSGPLPLPPSKHVAVVACMDARLDVYRILGLQDGEAHVIRNAGGVVTDDEIRSLAISQRLLGTTEIILIHHTDCGMLTFTDDDFKRGIQDEIGIKPTWSAEAFGDLDEDVRNSLRRIERSPFITRTTSLRGFVFDVATGKLNEVLD
- a CDS encoding ABC transporter ATP-binding protein; amino-acid sequence: MTDAADDRIVVDQLTKSFPQPGRGTPDLEVLGGVSFTVRSGEFVTVIGPSGCGKSTVFNMLAGLESPDSGSVGFRAADGEDTASHCAYMPQKDLLFPWRTVLDNTILGLRVQGVAKAEARRRARALFPVFGLSGFEDARPFQLSGGMRQRAALLRTVVQERELLLLDEPFGALDSLTRTEMQSWLQEVWQRYRWMVLMITHDVREAVYLSDRVIVLSARPATVRYELRVDLPRPRGLSMITSPEFAALEEKLLTVLHEESRRALAEQR